The nucleotide sequence TCACGCTTGACCCTAGACTGACTCTTGCACTGGAGGAAGAAAATGCTACAAAGGACATTGTTAGGTCAACTGTCAAAATTATATACGGATGGTAGATTAGATAAAGCGTAAATTTATGAGGTCAACAATTGTACTGTGGTCATGGAAGAAAATATccctaatttcttaaaataaattgtagTAGTTAGGAGTAAAGAGccataatatatgtaatttaccCTTAAATAGTCCAGTGGGATAAAAGGTATGTATACACTTGTGTATGCACACATTCATTTAtgtacacacaacacacacacacacagagggaatgataaaatgataaagcaaatggggtaaaatgttaacaacagGTGACTATAAGTAAAGGGTGTACTTTCCCCCTCATTATTTCTGcaaattttttaagtttgaaattgttctcaaaaagtttttttaattacattacaaaattataattatggTACTGATCCCAAGCCTattaaaaaacttcatttttatggaaaattcaTTCTTGAAAATGTTAAATTCTCTGGAActtcagggaagaaaagaaaagagcttaCCCATGAATAGGAATGCACAAAAGCTTTTCCAGATTAGAAAGAACAATTCTTACAGTCTCTGGTGTTCTGGAAGAGCCAAACTCTGTCACCAAAAGTGATTTGGTAATATCTAAAAGAGAATGTTTTAAATAATCACTAGAGTTTAACAATAAgaactctgatttaaaaatgtggtAACTTGTAATTCAGAATAAAATAGGACCATTTTTATCCCTCACCCTAGTTGTactgtatttctttcattctaaGCCTTGAAGTATTAAAATTCTGATAAATTTATTATCCTTAAGTGGTTGTTTTTATaatcaaggagtctgcttcttagATCATCCCCAAAAAGTGTAGAATATAACCAAGTTGCTTACATTCATGATACCTTTAGTGGGAAACAAGCAAAtacctcaaatatttaaaaagtagaatttagaaattaaataatttaaatatagatttgaaataaaacaagtttGAGTGGTGGCTGACCTCCATTTACTAAATTGATGGATTACCCAATGCTTTCCATTCTGTCTTTGAAACAACATGACTGAAGCTCATGAAACACTCAACACTCTCGGCTAATAGGCTCCCTGTGTAGCATACCCTACACTTCATCTCCTCCCACCAGTGTATGCTTACCAGCTTGTTCTGAACATGTTTATAATTACTGTTTCTTCTAATAATCacataatctaatttaaaaagtataaaaagcaaaaaaattataaaaagggaaaggTTTAGTTTCTACAAAAGCTACCACATTACTTTGATTATAAGATGACATGTTTTTTCACATTATCACCTTAAAAATGATGCATGTCCCAATCTTTGGGGCTCagttctataaaaagaaaatgaactaaaaatctGCTCTCAAATTAAGTGTTCAAGGAGAAAAGTTATAAAAGTGTAGGCGGATTCTGAATTTAGATTGATTTGCAAGTATCTTTAAGTTCTTGATGCACTTAAAGGAATCTGAAATACAAACTGTGGGAAATGTTGGACACGGTTTATGGAAAAAAGGTGACTCAAAACTTCAATGAGCTGTcacatagaagacaaaataccAATCATCAAGGTCATAAAAAATGTAGAGACCTCATTTTTAATGATTCCCGACATTAACAAACTTGCCCCCCCCTCAGATTTACAGTCTAACAACTGGTCCCAGCAACATCAGATTAGAGCAATTTGACAAAGAATTTGAGATGTAGTGGCTTAAATAAACCATGAACTCCATGGGGGCAGGAAGCCattcttattcatctttctatCCCCAGCACTTAGCAAGCTGCTGAGTCTGAAGTGGTGTTTGCTGGACTATACTTGCCTTCTTGGCTCCCACTACCACATTCAAAACTGTggtggaaataaaaacataaagggaAAATACACACAATTTATGAATCTTTTAACAACTGGGACAACTCCATTGGTTaactcaaaaacaataaaacacatgTATATAATATCGACCACACCAAAGAAGAGGATAAACCTACCTTCCTGTTGTGAAACCTGTAGTTTTTGACCATTACAAAAagctccctttcctttcctgccaGTATACATCTTATCCTCCAGGCAACTGTATACAACTCCAAATTCCATCTGCAGAAGGAAAAGTTTCCTTTACCAAACCTGAGTATTTTCCACCATTAaatcaatactttttttaaaggcagtaaCAAAAAAATCCACTATATTGAGAATGTTTTCAAAAAACTACTATGGGatacttaaaaatgataatttccaGCTTACACAGAGAAAGGAGGTCATCAGACTTGAATCCTTGACTCTTGTCCCATCCATTTCTCAACTTAAGAGCACCCACCTTGACCTCTCACGCTCCTGCCCCAGATAGGTAAATATTTCCTACTTCCTTCCGTATTATAATTCCTACCCTCTCAAATGTCTCTGAAAAACTCCTCTATCAACTGATCCTTCTTCTCTCAGATTTTCATTCTGGTACTTTCACACCAAATTTCTACCTCCCCCACAAAATTTTCAAGATGttatcttctccttttcccttccctgccaAAGGGTAGTCTACACTTCACCTCTCCCATTCTCCtcttaataaaaattacaatttgaCTTCTGCCCTGATCACACACACTTCTGAAACTTCCCCAAAAGAGATTACCCAGGAACTCCTACTAACCAAATGCCATCTCCAAAGCTTTGGAGACTGCTGACCATCACCCACACTTCATTACTTAATCCAGTACCCTCATGTTTCTGGCAGGACTTTTAGTCCTACCTCACTCACTAATCCATCTTTGTGTCACTTTTTCTAAAGACCTTGTTCTCTGTCCAACCCTTAAAAGTTGTGTAGGTCAGGATTTGTTCACTCTTCCGTATCTTCCATTCCCCTCTTGGATGTCTATATTCTTAGAGGTTTGTTCTTTCTAGTCCATAAATTCAACTACCACCTTTAACTGTGGCCTGTTCCACCTGTAATCCCATTGTCACAGGTAAGAACCTATGCTTCAGCTCATCTTGCAGAAACCTCAACCAAAGAGGTCAAAGATCATTCATTACCTCATCACACCTCATTCCTTCCCCACGTGTCGTCTTCAAATTTCATCTTGAAAGCACTTCTTGATTTTGGCATTTCCTCAGCCACCCTCACTGCCCCATCTTAGTTCAGAATCACCCAGCCTGCCCCTCTGGTATGATCTCTGTATTGCTAGAATTATCTGTCCCTGTACTTGAAAAACCTCTACTGGTTTTCTACAGcctaaaaaaatctaaatgttctGACACAGGCCACAGTGCCTCACAATAAAACCACAACTAACTCACCTCATCAATTCTGCTCCTGCCACTTTCAGAGTTTCACTCACAATGAACATCTCGTTCCCCACACACATCATGCTCTTCTCCAAGCTGTTCTGATTAAAatgctttcctccttttcttctttaatctgaaAAACTCCTACGTTTCTAAAACCCAACTCACATGACCAAATTCTAAAGACCCCTTCTGTATGAAGATTTCCCCAAACCACTCGGGCAGAATCGGATACACCCCTCTTCATGTTCCCACAGCATTTGTTTCATAGTTGCTCTATGTATTTACCTATTCGCACATCTAACTTGTGCCTGAACCACGAGTTAATTCAGTGGCAGGGACAGCACATAGCCCAAGGCTGATTATTTGCTAAAGGCTCCTTTAGCTTCTTTCAGATGTTCTCACTAATGAGCGCAACCCTGTGCCtaagatgttttattttcatagattttttttaactctcttgtGTACATGCTGATCAAATATATCACAAGCTCCTTGAACACAGGTGTGTAAGATGTTAGTAAACATCATTCATTGTTTGATCGATCAAATAGCCAAACAGCAAGGAAATGCAATTGCTACAGATTGTATTCTACTGGGTTTTAGATATAGCAAGTATTTGGGCTCCTGAACATACTCAGCATTTCCCAACCATGTTCTGGCCCCTACCACTTTCTGGTCTTTCAAAGTCTCCCTTCACTGACCCCTATTAAGACATTCCTAGCTCAAATCCCACctctttcatttagcattttaGATCACACATCAACTCCTATCACATCTGACTCTATCACATATATAATGGTGATTAAATACTGAATTGTATTTCAGTTACTTGCatgtatgttttccttttaattattgcTTCTCAgacattaaattttctttaatggaaAAAGTATTATGCCAATTTTAACAGTTCTGCAGCTTACTCTGAAATAATGCAGCCATATAAATTGAATAGAGACAAACCTAAATTTATTACAGACACATGTACTTTCTCAGAAAATGAGAGCAAGGCATTTTACCATAAATTTAAACAGCATACCTTTTTATTTACAGTAAAGCCAATCGAAACAGCTACAAaaggaaacctttaaaaaaacatacacacatatatacaaatttaccaagataaaattattttcaataaacatGTTTTTTCATAATGTAATTGACTATATAACTTTTCATATAAATAGTCTCATCCCTCCTCCCACAGAACAGTGTGTATAGTATGCAGCCCTCTGTGTAAATAGGGGAAATATGGGGAGAGGTggtgcatatacatacatacatacaggatGCTTCTAGCTTCTACAGGCATGAAACATCtctgaaagaattcacaagaaaCTGGTAACAGTGGCCACCTCCAGAGATAGGTCCTGAGAAACTGCAGTCAGAAGTGGGAAGGACACTTTGCACTGTATGACATTTTACATCTTTGGAATGTCAAATGCCACGAATAtagtaactaatttttttttcaaaaaataaaaaaattaaaaaaaatttttaattgttcatgGTTAAAAAGTCTCTTTTCTTTGGTCATTTCTCCCATAGTCAGGACCTATAAACACAGATATCAAATTGTACAGAACAAACTGTTACTTGTCTTTAATACCAAACTTGGGAGTTTCACACGTGAAAAGTAAACTGTTAGCCACAGCTATTGCTATGGCTGCATGACAGTCTGAACACCCAGGTTGTAATTTCTGACTCCAGAGTcaagataaacaaaataagaaaatgtgttcaactactgaaaataaaacgtttaatatttaatagttttcattttaacaaaaatggGATCATAGTATACACTCTGTATTAGAATCTTCTCTATGTTATGTCATGAGCATCTTTCCACATTAACACTCCACATATAGATTCTAGATCTTAGCTTTACAGACTTTAACAATTCTGTACTAGTAAAGATATGTATAGCTACACGGCAACTTCAAATATAACATTTATGTGTAATCCCAACAAACTAGGCTACCCATTTTAAGTGTCACGGGCAATTCCCTCAGGCTTTCCTTTAGTGCTAATATACTGAGTTAcatactttgtgccaggcactacacTAAGTTCTTATATAAAAGTATTACTCACTGAATCCCATGAACAAACAGTTCTAGGAGGCAGGTACAAGTAAGATGCCCActttacacattaaaaaacaacGGAGGCTTacaaagattaagtaacttgcctaaggtcacaaagcCTATAAAAGCATCTGGAATCAAGCCCAAATCTGTTGATCCTAAACCCCATGCTCTTTTTGATAGTTTTTTCTCCCAGACTGAACCTACTCTATATAGACAACATTCTACGTGACCCCCAAAATTGACTCCATTAGTTCCTTAATCTCAAAGCAGCAATGTTGCTTGCTTACATTTTTGTATGGTTCCAccagtcagaaaaaaaatgaacaggacCCCTTGCTGTACAAGTCCACAGCATGAATATTTCATCATCTCTTCCATATCTGATGAAAATTCTGCATGATACATTTCACTCTACAAATTATACAATTCTCTAAAGTATCTAGGTCCATTCAGTTAGTATACAAacaagttattacaatattaacattttaaaacatacctATGTACAAAATTCGTTGTTCCATCAATAGGGTCAATGATCCATGTAGGGCTGTCAGTTAAGACACTTTTTTCCCCAGCTGCCACAGATTCCTCaccaatgaaactaaaagcaAGAAGGACAAATTCCAAATCTTCACACTGCTTTCAATAATTTTCAAACCTAAACATTTCCTTAGATTCAGAGTCTACTTTAATACATAACAAAAGTCCATATGCCCTTTCCTATTGttgttccttcttccttcagACTGATAAAGTGAGAAAACTTTATTTCCCCCAGAGCAaagttatgtgaaaaataaaattcaaaattctcaAATCCAATACCAGGGTAAATAAAGGCACtcacatgtgtgtatgtacacacatttGTTGCAGATGAGAACTTACTAAagaaatgtggtttttaaaaataactccacAAATTCTCTCATGCTCTTCTCTTTAAGAGGTAGAACCTAACACCCCTTGCCTTGAGTGTGAATTTGAACTGAGTGACTCTCTTCTAACCAAGAGTCAAAGCAGAAGTTACAATATGCAACTGTGAAGACTCGTTCACAAAAATGGTACTGTGGTTTCCATCTTATTTactctatttctccctctgtccctttccttctcttgccccaggggaagccagccaccatgtTAAGAGCTGCTCTATGGAGGCCCAAATGGCGAAGAAATGAGGGGAGCTACTAGCAGAAAACCCATGAGGAACTGAAGTCACCAACAATCACATAAGTGAACTTATCCTTCAGCTCTAAAATGCTACAGCCCTGACCAGCAGTTTGACTATAACTTTATGAGACCCCGACCAGAACCATGCAGCCAAGCTACTCTCATATTCCTGACCCTTGAAAactctgagataataaatgtttgttgtctaGAGCTGCAAAATTTTTAGGATAATTAGCTATGCAGCAAAGGACATCATAGAGAACATTAAATAAGTCGATGAGAAAGCAAATTACCCACCAAAATTACTGTGTCTACATGCCTTCCTAAAACATGCTATGTTTGAAATCTCAGGTGAATTTTGTAAATGGTGTCTGAgttcattggttttctttttatttcttttattcattttctttcttttattcaataCTGAACTATCCTATAAtcattatgattttctttcaTCCCCTTTTCACTTAGCTGTAAGCCTTTTTACTAAGAGGATGTATATTTAGCCAcagctttaaacattttttcttttcagtggcTAAAATATCAGGAACAGATAATGGCATGACCAAGAAGGagaaaatcaggggcacctgggtggctcagttggttaagcatccaactcttgatttcagcccaggttatgatctcagggtcgtgagcttgagccctgtgtcaggctttgtgcttagcggggagtctgcttgagattctctctccctctccctccgcccacCCATACCGTGTAcacttgctctaaaataaataaatcttcaaaaaaaaaaaaaaagtagagaatgaCAATGTTAAAACTTTAAAAGGATGACAATGTTTCTGCTACATGTCTCTGTAAGAGAGCCCTGATTTTAGTGTTTTCTCTCAAACTCGTTAAAGTCACCAACACTCTAATACATAAAAAAGTTTGCAATATAGAGAATAAAACTTCTAAATCATAACTGTGGCAGGTTTGTCATATTAGCTTCCCAGCATCCAAACACTCCTCTTACTACGAAGGAATCCAAATACCTCCTGTTTGCTCCTTCCTGGCAGCTTGAGCTTGGGCAAGCAACTGGAGTTCAGCAAGACATTCCTGCTCAGGATCTGTAATCTTGAGATAATGAGGCAAAGATATCCAAAGCCAGCAGTCATGAAGGTAACACCGGTGGCATCTGAAGCAATGGCTCCTGGGCACCTGTAGCACTGCCTTCCTGACTTCTGCCTATGCCCTGCTCTCAGGGCTCCTGAGCTGCCcaacactctctaaataaattccttttcagCTTAAGTTAACTAAAGTCAATTTCTGTGTCTAGAATCAAAATCTGTCTAGTACATTGACTCTAACCTAAGTTTCAATTCATCAtgtgaaactaaaataaaaaatacctgtgAGATGGATACTTTTCCTTTATGGACGATATAagcattttttcaattttttggtcAGTAGCAGTTACCAAATCAGCTGGAGAACTTTTAATCAtgacattcatttcattttttatagcttCACGAACCACCTAAAAAGATTTTTTGATAAGCAAATAGAAAAGGCATGTATCATTTTAAATCAAACTAAAAGATGAAATATAGAAGCGGTTTAAACATTCAATCTGTCTGAAATGATGTTCTTAAAAATGTCTTACcacaatgtatataaaataaacttttagtgGTTATGACATTCTAGGTACAAAATCATACAATTTTACATCctattttaaattcacatttgtCATTAAAAAGGTTTAACGACATAAAATCAGAGTATTGACTCCATTGAAAATGtttagtaaaatgaaaacaaatacaaattaatcAAAATGCATGTGTTATTTCACAGGACAACCACATGCTGTCCACATTCATCACATTATGGCTGACAAGATTTCAGTTCATACCTCTCCAGCTTGTCTTGCTAGGGTTACTGCATAATCCATGCATTCCTGCCAAGGATCAGCCATCTTCCGAATAGATTTAACACAAGTCAGGacaaagcaattaaaaatctATAAGTCTTAATTACAGAATAGTTAGTTCAGAAAAACATCTCAATTAGCACAATACTTTCATTCAGGAAATGAATCACATGTACAAAATCACAAATGTAATTGCCCTCTTCCTGGTGTTAGAGTTCAATGGTTTTCAAGATTCACTCATAGgtccattaaaaaatattcttacctAAACCACTTCTATTGTAGaaacattaacataaaaaaaacactGTATAAAAGTGTTTCCCAAAGTGCCCATaacataatgttaaaaaaaaaaaaaaaccaacacacttggggcacctaggtggctcagctgttaagcgtctgccttcggctcaggtcacgatcccagggtcctgggattcagccccgcatcgggctccctgctcagcggaaagcctgcttctccctctcccactccccctgcttgtgttccctctcttgctgtgtctctgtcaaataaaatctttaaaaacaacaacaacaacaacactcgattgggggatggagaagaaaggatacagaagtattttaaaagataggTGCATGTTTGGGTAgagaataaagtgaaaataaaagaacactggGAATGCTGAAATTAAAGAAGCTTTGAAAGGAAGGCACAGAAGGTATATACTCAATTCCGATGTTAAAATCCTCTGATCTTTCTATTACAACCTGTGAGGAAAAGAAtattccaggacaaaaaaaaaataaatttcccagaaaaaataacatatttttgtcttttgaacTGTCCAGCTTTCCACTGACTTCTGAAGAGAATACCAAAAAAACTCACCATTGGCTTGACCACACTCTAAAATCGGAACCTAGGACAGTGAAGCTTTGCAAGTGGCCAGAAAAATGTGGCATCATTTATAAAGCAACccgaaggatgcctgggtggctcagctggttaagtgtctgccctcggctcaggtcatgatcccagagtcctgggatccagtatcgggctccttgctcagcagggagcttgcttctccctctgcctgccacttctcTCTGTtagtgctctctccctctctgacaaataaataaaatctttaaaaaataaaatataaagcaaccCCAATTTTGTCACTTTTATAATTGAGAATAACTGACACAGTTTCACCTTAAAGACTACTCAGAATTCCCTACCATGGTGCTCACAGtataggaaagaggaaaggaggggagggcaaAGGGCAGAAACAGTGAGGTGTTTCTGCtggcagttgcctttttttttctaaggtttttttttttttttttaatgtaaaagggAAGCCACTTTTCAAGTTACAGAAGCCACTGCTTAGAGTGTCTCAAGAATTGtttccacattcttttttctttttccattcttactCCATTCCTCTCTTCCAGGCTTAACAGAACAGTGCATCTGCTTTGTTGCCAGAAACTTTGCTCAAGCCTCTCATATCTCTGCCTTCTAACAGTACCCACACAGATATAACTCCTACCAATTCTTCAATGCCCATTTCAAAAGCTACCCCTTCTAGGGATTCTCCATTCAGAATTCATTATTTGTTTAATCATCTGACAGCTATCTACTGAATACCTATGATACACTGGGCACTGCATCATAGTGAGGAAAACAGGCCCAGTTCACTTACTTGCTAGTGGGGAGTCAGATATTAATAAAATCAGACTACATGCAAAATCGCAAGTGTAATAAAGCCTAAGTAGAAGTACAATGAGAGAACCATGTAACAGAAGAGCTTTAACCTGGCCTTAGGTATAAGATAAGGTTGCCTTGACAACATGATTAAACCAAGATCTGAAGGACAAGTGAATAGGCATTAACTAACTCAACTGCAGGATGTTAAGTGAAGAGTAACTAAAAGGCCTAAGTGTGACAGCTAGGAGATCAAGGGATGAGACTGGGGAGATAGTAGGCATCATCCCAGGCAGGGCCTTAAAGGTAAGATTCTGACAGAGCCATGAAGAATCATTTCACCACCGCTATAGAAGATAACGGattggagggtggagggaggagtgGAGAGTGGGTGCTGGGTAGACTGGACTGGAGGTTTAGATTTAGGATGCAGTAGTCCAGAGGAGACCCGAACGTTGGCTTAGACATaggagagtggagggagaggtGTTTATAGAGAAGTTTAGAGAATGCAGAGATACTTGCTTTAGGAGGTAAAGTTGGGGGCATTTAGCAATAATTTGGATATGGATATGAAAGGAAGAGTTCAATGATGCCCAGATTTCCCACTTTCAGCAACTTAATGGATAATAGTGACATTCACTGAAACAGGCAGTAACAGAAAAGAGTCAGTTTGGAGATCTGGATAGGTGGTGGAGAGATCAAAAGTTTAGTTAGTAGAAGATGAGAAGCCTTTGTGAAACCAAAAGGAGATGTCAATTAGGCAGCTCAACTATGGATCCCGAGCTCACAGAAGAGATATGACCTGCAGATATAAATACTATGTAAGTCACCTGAGTAGGCAACGACTGAGTCCTGAGCCTGAATAACATTCCTAAGGAAGGTACACACAGTGAAAAGCTGGGAGGATGCCTTGACCTGGAAGAGCCCATAAAGCTCCTGCATCACACTTAGGGCACTCAGGAATGTCTTCCTTACGTTTTGATCATTTGCGTAGGTGCCTTATATTCACAACTACTTTGAGCATATTTCTTGATGGAAATGAGCATATTCCATTCACCTTCACTTTCCTAAAGACAAACGCCTGAAACATTCCCAACTGTTTCTGTCCCGGTCACAGCCTTCCTGACAGTGGGAACCATGCCACCTTCCTGTCACCTGTCCCCAGCAGGGCGACTGCAGACAGCATGACATGAGGGGCTCACACTGGGACTGCATGACCCTGGATATATGCCAGGTCTGAGCTTCCTTGGaatcagtaaaaatgaaaaagaacattaTTCTACGTCAGCTGCCACAAAGGTTCAGAGAGAACGCGTGGGCGAAACCGCTACACGACGTGGGGCCTGTTCCCGGTGTCACTCGGCGGCCGGGGCTAAGGATAACACCGCAGGGATAAAGGGGCCCCGGCTGCGGCCTCGGACCCTGCGCTCCCACCCACTCCGGCCGCGGGCGCGGAGGGCCGCCCGCAGCACCCAGGCCCGCACCTCCGACCCAGACGGCCCGACGGCCCATATGAAGTCGCAGGAATGCAGGACTTACCTTAACTTGGGGTCCGTCAGACTCACCAGGCTTCCAGCGGGATCTGTGGCTGGGTTCTTCCTGAGAGAGCGAGAAATCTCCCCGACAGGAAGTCCCACCCCTGCGGCCCCGCCCACGTGGGCGTGACTCCTTGGGGCCGACCGCCCTGAGCGCGCGGGTGTGAGGCTCCTGCCCCACCCGGCTCCGCTGGCCTGAGTAGGCATTGGAGATTTGGCCTCTCCTTAGTTCTGGTTCCAACTTCCTTTCTGCAGCCTGCGCAAAAACTTGAGAAATTAGCTTTTTGGTTTTTCATTGTCAGTTATCTTAAAATAATCTTGCCAgggcgcctgaggggctcagtcggttaaacatctgccttcagctcctgatccccagagtcctgggatcgagtcccgcctcaggctccctactccttggggagcctgcttctccctctgcctccctccctctctctcatgaataaagaaaatctttaaaaaataatcttgccAACTGTATAGCGACTAGTGTTGATCTAACCAAATAAAATTTTCCAGGCATTTGCAGAAATGTCACCAGAGTCCTCTTTAAGTCTCCTTTAAATGAACACGGTCCCACTACTTTGGCAAAGCTGCTATGACTAAAATCAACATAAGCAATGTTAAATCAGAAGATCAAATCTTATTCcttattcaaattaaaatcacTTAACACTTCCCACCTCAAATGAGCAGGAAGTCCTTTTTCCATGGGCCTCAGCTGCTACCTCACAATTGTTCTCAAGTAACTGGAGGGTTTGCAGTCCAAAGAGACTGTTGGACTTCCAAATgcctgaaaatgaaatgagaaatccTGTAGTGTACAGGAAAGTCTAGCGCGAAGATCCGGTTTTGGCAGTGTTGCAAACTGGTCCCACacaatccaaaatatttttattcagtgcTGTGAGTTTAGAGGGCTGCAGAGGTCTCGGTACCTGGTATATTGCTCTTGGCTTCCCAAAGGGACAATTTTTAAAGCTACATCATATCTACAGCCATTGTTCCCAGTACCAAAGATTATCTGTTGTTCCAAGGTGATTAGGGGTTAGGGAGGGGTCAGATTCCAGCATCAGCCACATACCAAGCCAGGACAAAATCTGCTTCCTGATGTGGCATCCAGGTCACCATTCCAGACTTCCCTAAAGGAACACTCCTCTTCTGAGTCTGAGATATCCTTTCCTACCAGCTGACTTCCATCCGTGAGAAAGGTTCTAATTATGCTAAACTTCAAAATAGGAAAAGAGGTGAGATCCAATGCCCTTGATACTTTCCCAGACACCTGACTATACAAAGAGGGGCTGGTTTGGGGGAAGAAGGTCCCTTATCAAGCCACAAAGTGCTTAGGTCACATATCTGCAAGAGCAATAAGTGCCCAATTGTCCTGTATTTGAATAAAGAGGGACCACCGTGGTG is from Zalophus californianus isolate mZalCal1 chromosome 4, mZalCal1.pri.v2, whole genome shotgun sequence and encodes:
- the IMPA1 gene encoding inositol monophosphatase 1 encodes the protein MADPWQECMDYAVTLARQAGEVVREAIKNEMNVMIKSSPADLVTATDQKIEKMLISSIKEKYPSHSFIGEESVAAGEKSVLTDSPTWIIDPIDGTTNFVHRFPFVAVSIGFTVNKKMEFGVVYSCLEDKMYTGRKGKGAFCNGQKLQVSQQEDITKSLLVTEFGSSRTPETVRIVLSNLEKLLCIPIHGIRGVGTAAVNMCLVATGVADAYYEMGIHCWDMAGAGIIVTEAGGVLMDVTGGPFDLMSRRIIAANSKTLAERIAKEIQVIPLQRDDEE